From a single Dysidea avara chromosome 14, odDysAvar1.4, whole genome shotgun sequence genomic region:
- the LOC136243979 gene encoding E3 SUMO-protein ligase ZBED1-like, whose product MLPISIVDDDGFRELVSKLNPQYDMPHKDHFSRLAIPSLYEITKEDIQHKITNEMGNFSATADPWSSCTSEPYLWLTIHYMDSTWKLRSHCLQAHYIPEDHTGEYLQDTLSITIQEWHIDSQRLLSMTTDGASNIKLACEIFGWLRLSCFGHNLDLAINKGLNDHRIDRVLSLCRKVVSAFLYSWKQKRDLKVVQEQKDLPTKMLKGDVSTRWGSKCDMIVRILEQQDAIRAALAQDRKTSHLVPSWQDIDVLQSVVAAIKPFQKITDLLSGEKRVTCSATKPMIQLIQETMVNHQDDDTALTREIKDRINSDLEHRYAGTEVSMLLDKCSFLDPRFKDNYKLTDEPVQVLLQASMLESESADRVVSNSQTEQNETESSEPLTKKRKGKFSSIFGKTTTFTTNSHSLTISERIQREAEMYLQYSILNTDESPLQWWSLETSHKPHATTIFCSPQVFICVCYKCTIQKSV is encoded by the coding sequence ATGTTGCCAATTTCCATAGTTGATGATGATGGTTTTCGTGAACTAGTCAGCAAGTTAAATCCCCAATATGACATGCCACATAAGGATCACTTCAGCAGACTTGCTATTCCTTCACTATATGAAATAACAAAAGAAGATATACAACACAAAATAACAAATGAGATGGGGAATTTTTCTGCCACAGCAGATCCGTGGTCATCATGCACCAGTGAGCCTTACCTTTGGTTAACTATACATTATATGGACTCAACCTGGAAACTGAGAAGTCATTGCTTGCAGGCTCATTACATCCCAGAAGATCACACTGGAGAATACCTTCAAGATACCTTAAGTATCACCATTCAGGAATGGCACATTGACTCACAAAGGCTGCTCAGTATGACCACTGACGGTGCAAGTAACATAAAGCTTGCTTGTGAAATATTTGGATGGCTCCGTTTGAGTTGTTTTGGTCACAATTTAGATCTTGCAATAAACAAAGGACTGAATGACCATCGCATAGACCGAGTACTTTCACTGTGTAGAAAAGTGGTTTCAGCCTTCTTATATAGTTGGAAACAAAAACGTGACCTAAAAGTAGTCCAAGAACAAAaagacttgccaacaaaaaTGTTGAAGGGGGATGTGTCAACAAGGTGGGGATCCAAGTGTGACATGATTGTAAGAATTCTGGAGCAACAAGATGCAATACGAGCAGCGCTGGCTCAAGATCGTAAAACATCACATTTGGTTCCTAGTTGGCAAGATATTGATGTTTTACAGTCTGTTGTTGCAGCTATCAAACCTTTTCAAAAGATAACTGATTTGCTATCTGGTGAAAAGAGGGTTACTTGCTCAGCAACAAAACCAATGATACAGTTAATCCAAGAGACAATGGTGAACCACCAAGATGACGACACTGCCTTAACCCGTGAAATTAAAGATCGCATCAACAGCGATCTAGAGCATCGTTATGCTGGTACAGAAGTCAGCATGCTCCTGGATAAATGTTCTTTCCTTGATCCAAGATTTAAGGACAATTACAAATTAACTGATGAGCCAGTACAAGTTTTACTACAAGCATCCATGTTGGAGTCTGAATCTGCTGACAGGGTTGTGTCCAACTCTCAAACAGAGCAGAATGAAACAGAAAGTAGCGAGCCCCTCACCAAGAAAAGAAAAGGAAAATTCAGCTCAATATTTGGTAAGACTACTACTTTTACTACTAACTCACACTCACTTACCATATCAGAAAGAATTCAACGCGAAGCTGAAATGTATTTGCAATATTCCATCTTAAACACTGATGAATCACCACTACAATGGTGGAGCTTAGAAACAAGCCACAAGCCACATGCCACTACTATCTTCTGCAGCCCGCAAGTATTTATCTGTGTGTGCTACAAGTGTACCATCCAAAAGAGTGTTTAG